From the Pyrobaculum sp. 3827-6 genome, the window AGCCCCGGAAGACTGCCTCCAGTACAGGGGGCCGAGGAGGGAAGACGTGGTCAAGCTCTGCGCAGAGCTAGGCGGCTTGAGGCACCTCGCAGTGAAGAACGTCGTCGAGCTGGCCCAGCTACTGGAGCTAGAGGACGACCTGGAGAAGGCCGAGGAGGTGCTGGCCGCGGTTAGGAGAGCGGCGGGCGTCGGCGCCAGGGTTGTGCCGGTGTCGGAGGCCGTTAAGTCCTACGCCGCTGTCGAGGTGTTGAAGACGCATGTGAGAGAATTCGACGAGAAGACGCCTTGGGGTGGCTTGCGCTTCGGCTACATCTACGGGCTGGCCGGGGAGTACGGAGCTGGCAAGTCCATGTTCGCCATACAGGCGTCGGTGCTGGCGGCCCTCGCCAGCAAGCGCGTCGTCTATATCGACACCGAGGGGGCGCTGAACCTCTCGCTGTTTGAACGCGTAGCCAAGAGATTCGGCTCCGACTTGACTAGCCTGTCGGAGAGGCTTCACATAACCCAAGTGATAGATCCCATCGATCTGAAGGAGGTTCTGCTGTCGCTGAGGGGCGTCGACGTGGTTGTTGTGGATTCCATGGTGTCTCACGCCCTGCGCGCCCAGTTTAGGGGGCGTGAGAGGCTGGCCGCCCGTCAGCAGCTGCTGGCCTACTTCCTTGACATTCTGAGGAGGATGGCCGCCGTCTACGGCACCCTGTCTATACTGACGGACCAGGTCATCGACGTGCCGGATTTCTTCAGTAGCAAGAGGCCTGCCGGCGGCAACGTCCTATTGCACGGTGTCCACGCGCTGTTCCTAATGCGCCGGCCTAACAAGCAGAAGGCGGAGGGCGTAATGATTCCGCTGGATGTGCCGGGGATGGCGCCTACTGTCGAGATTCGCTACGAGATTCGGGATGACGGCCTCTACTAGTTCTCACTCGGCGTCTCCCCGCCGGGTTTTTCGGTTTGTGAGGAGGCGGCGCTGGACTTGTGAGAGCGCCGTTCCTCACCCGCCGTCTCCACGCCGAGTTTCCCGCTTTTTGAGGAACGGCGTTAGAAGTACAGCGCGGTGTTCCTCATACGCCGCCTCAAAGGCGAATTCCTCGGCGTATGAGGAGCGGCGGCTGTCTGACCAGAGCGCCGTTTCTCACCCGCCGTCTCTACGCCGGGCCTCTCGCTTCGTGAGGAACGTCGGGGCCGGGGGTGGGGATTAGCCCCTCTTCTCGATAGACATGTCCTACCAGCGGGTTGCCGAGGGGGTTGTGGGGGGTGTGTCTGTCTACGTCTGGCGCCGCGGCGACTCTCTCTACGCCACTCTCTACTACGGCGGGAGGAAGAAGACAGTATACCTCGGCAGGTGGGAGCCCCGAGAAGCCGCACGTCAAGAGGGGGACTGCGTGGAGAAGCTGAAGGCCGTGCTGAGGGAGGTGGCTTGCCTCGTGGAGCTGGCCAGAAAGGCCAAGGCCTCCGTGAGAGACCCCCTCGCCGCGGAGGCCCTCGGGGAGTGGGCCTACCCACCCCGCGCGGTGAGAGACGCTCTAGAGGAGTTTGAAGTGACGTGCGGAGAGGTTTAAAATCGGAAGTACTTCTGTACGTGGTCTGCGGCCTTTTGAGGCGGATGTTCCGCCTCGCGGGCCTCCCGGAGAAGGAGGCCGAGGCTAGGGCTAGGTGGGTGGTGAGAGAGCTGGCGTCGAGGTACCCCAACTGCCGCCTCCTCTGCGACGACCTGCGGCGGGTGTACAGAGACCTGTCTTCTTACGAGGTGTACGAAATGTGTAGACAGCGCCATCTTGACCAGGTGGCCCAGTCTGCCGACTGCACGGAGCCGATCGCCAAGTCGGAGCGCTGCGCCCCGCTTCCCATGGTCTCGCCTAGGCGCGTCTACTACCCACGCTACTTTTTTGTAGATAGGGAGAAGGCGGGGCACCTCTTCGCGTTGATAAAAGCCATCTACAGAAGATACGCGGAGCATGAAGACCGCTGCTTTGAAAAAATGCGTAGAAGAGGCGGGGTGGACTGGTTCGCGGCGTATATCTGCACGGTGTCTAGACCCCAGGCGCTGGACTGGCGTAGGGTGGGGAGGGCGGGGCCCGCGGCTGATCTGCGTAGGGAGGTTTCAGACGCGCTGGAGGCTCTCGGCGGCGTCCTCTACAGAGCCGCGGAGGGTTTTGTATACAGCGACGCCGTTGTCCTCTTCCAGCCGCATAACATAATGGCTGTGAAAGAGCTGGCCGCCGCCTGGCTACTGTTCGGAGGCGTCTACACGCCGTGGCCGCCCACCTACGTGGCCGTGGGGGAGAGCGCCTACAGATTTGCAAAAGCCCTCCTAAACCTATACAAGGCGTGGGAGAGCGGGGTGGAGGAGCTTAGACGTCTAGGCGAGGCGTGGGACAGCCCAAAGGTTAGGCGCGTGCCTGAGATGTACAGCCACCTAGCAGAAAAGGCAGAGGGCATCTTCGACGACTTCGCCGCCGAGCTCCTTACCAAATTCCAGCTCTGGGGACACCC encodes:
- a CDS encoding ATPase domain-containing protein; this encodes MPRKTEAPEDCLQYRGPRREDVVKLCAELGGLRHLAVKNVVELAQLLELEDDLEKAEEVLAAVRRAAGVGARVVPVSEAVKSYAAVEVLKTHVREFDEKTPWGGLRFGYIYGLAGEYGAGKSMFAIQASVLAALASKRVVYIDTEGALNLSLFERVAKRFGSDLTSLSERLHITQVIDPIDLKEVLLSLRGVDVVVVDSMVSHALRAQFRGRERLAARQQLLAYFLDILRRMAAVYGTLSILTDQVIDVPDFFSSKRPAGGNVLLHGVHALFLMRRPNKQKAEGVMIPLDVPGMAPTVEIRYEIRDDGLY